The region TCTCTAAAGCTTATAAATGGGGTGTTTTGAAATAAACTTTTGATATAGGGAAAATTCCCTATTTTTCACCCAAAATACCGTTTTATCTATATTTTTTCTTTCTTTTTGCATGATAAAAACTCATTGCAAAAAAAAATAAAATGAAAAAACTATTTGTTTTTCTTGGTTTGCTCTTACTTGCAAGTCAAACAACAAGGGCTCAGCAACCTGTTTCAAATGTGTCAGATTATTTTATCACCAAGTGGGTGCCTACAAGCCAAAACCAAACGATAAATTTTCCTTTTTACCCAGAAACTAACAAATCCATTGAGATAGATTGGGATAACGATGGGGTATTTGATCAAACAGTAAGTACTCATAGTGGTGTAAATCATAGTTTTATTTCAATGGATACCATAACTGTTGCAGTAAAAGGAAAAATCCGTTATTTTGGATATCTCTTTTCTGGGAATCTGGTTGATCGTAATGAATTAGTGGAGATTGCTCAATGGGGAAATAATAAGTGGAAAAGTTTCAGATTTTCTTTTGCTAAGTGTCATAATTTGAAAATTACCGCTACCGATACACCAGATTTTTCTGAATTGACCAGTTTAGAAAGTGCTTTTTATGAAGCTTCGGGATTTAATTCACCAGTAAACAATTGGGATGTTTCTAAGGTTGAGCGGTTTGATGGATGCTTTTACCGTACTAAGTTTGATCAATCTTTATCAAATTGGAACACCGCCTCTGCTAAGAATATGTCATTAATGTTTTGTAATACCCCGTTTAATAAACCAATAAACCACTTTAAAACTTCAAAAGTGGAGAATATGGCATTTATGTTTAGTGATGCGAAAAAATTTAATCAGCCAATAAATAGTTGGAATGTTTCAGAGGTAACTGATTTTAGAGAGATGTTTAGAAGTGCTAGTAAATTTAACCAATCGCTATTGGGTTGGAATACGCAAAGTGCTACTAGTATGAAAAGAATGTTTCAGGGAGCATTAGATTTCAATCAACCAATCAGTCATTTTGATGTAAAGAACGTAACAAGTTTAGAGTATATGTTTTCTAGTGCCAAAAAATTCAATCAAGATTTGAATAATTGGAATGTTGGAAATGTAACGGATATGACAGGGGTTTTTTATCAAACAGATTCTTTTAATCAAGATATCAGTAGTTGGAATTTATCCAAAGTTGAAAATACTCAAAGTATGTTTGGACATGCCAAAAGGTTTAATCAACCTATTGGTGGTTGGGATGTCTCAAGAGTAAAGAACATGAATGGAATGTTCTATAATGCCACAGTTTTTAATCAACCTTTAAATAGTTGGAGAGTTGATAGCGTTACCAATATGTCTACAATGTTTAGAGATGCCACATCCTTTAACCAGCCTTTGGACAAATGGAATGTATCCAAGGTCGAAAATATGTGGTTTATGTTTCTGTCAGCCAATGCTTTTAACCAGAACATTGGAACCTGGCGTTTTGATGCCATAAATGATAGTCATGATTTAGAACATTTTGTTACTTATACTTCAATATCGAAGGATTATTATGACAAATTATTAATGGGTCTTTTTGAGCAAAGGGCTTCACTGCCTACTGGGGTAAAGATCAATGTACATGGAAAATATTGTTACGGAGCAGGTGAAAAAGATAGCTTGATTTCTCAGCTCAATTGGAATATTAATGACTATGGACAAGAGTGTCCTGATACAACTGTTTATTTTGTAACCACTTGGGATTTAAGTAAGTCAGAGATGGATAATAATGACATTAAGCTTCCTCTTATTGCTCATACAGACTCCAGTGGCTATGATATTGACTGGGATGGAGATGGTCTTTTTGATGAATTTGGAATAAAGTCACCAGTTACCCACACATATCCTAATACAAACGGGGTTTATACGATTAAGGTAAGAGGGGCTTTCAGTTTGTTTGACAACGATTCACTACCCTGGCAGGATAAAGAAGCATTGGTAAGTGTAGATCAATGGGGAAGCAACCAATGGGAAACAATGAAAAGTGCTTTTAATGGATGTAGTAATCTTCAAGTTCTTGCAACAGATGCTCCAGATCTTTCTAAGGTAAAGGACTTATCTGGGATGTTTGAAAGTGCACGTAAAATGAATTCAGATATATCTTCTTGGGATGTATCCAATGTAGAGAATATGTCTAAGCTCTTTGCCTATACAGAAGCCTATAATCAGGACTTAAATTCTTGGGATGTCTCCAATGTAACCAATATGGAGAAAATGTTTGAAGGAGCCAAGAAATTTAATAAACCCTTAAACTCTTGGAATACTTCAAAGATAACCAGTATGACAGGTATTTTTAGAAGTGCTTCAGATTTTAATCAGCCCTTAGATTCTTGGGATGTATCGAGAGTGAAAAATATGGATTTCTTGTTTCAAGGAGCTACAAAATTTAATCAAGATATTGGCAATTGGAAAGTAGATAGTGTTACAAGTATGTACGGTACTTTTGGAGGAGCAACTAATTTTAATAAAGATCTGAATAACTGGAACGTATCTAATGTGACCAAAATGAGTGGAATTTTTAGGTATGCCACATCTTTTAATCAACCATTAAATGATTGGGATGTGAGTAATGTAACTGACTTCTATGAAGCATTTGCTGGTGCAAATTCTTTTAATAAACCACTCAATAACTGGGATGTAAGTAATGCTAATGGTTTAGGTTTTATGTTTTCTGGAGCGAGCTCTTTTAATCAGCCACTTGATTCTTGGGATGTAAGGAATGCTCAGTTTTTCATCTATATGTTCGAAAACTGTACAGATTTTAATCAATCACTGAACAGTTGGGATCTTTCAAATGCTAAATACATGGATGGAATGTTTTGGGGGGCAAGTTCTTTTAATGGGAATATTAATGATTGGGATTTAGCAGGAGTTATTGCGGTTGCAAATTTGCTAAATAATGCCACATCTTTTAATCAGAGCTTGGAGAATTGGAACTTCAATTCATCTAACCAGATAATAAATTTAGATGGGTTTATAAACAATACTGCCATTACAGGAGATAATTATGATAAATTATTAAAAAACCTTTATTCTCAAAGGGATTCTCTTCCTAGTGCTGTGCCTTATAATATTCAAGGAACTTTTTGTCATGCCAGCGAAGAAAGAGATTCTTTAATTGCAAGAGGTTGGCAAATTGCAGATGGAGGGCAAAAATGTCTTGAAATGACATTGGTGGATAACAATCCTACATGTTTTGGGGCTTCTAACGGATCTATAGATACACTCAATGTGAGTGGGCAAGTAGGTGCGGTTACCCTAAAATATATCTCAGGAATAGACACATTGCTAAGTGGAGAGAATTTAAAAGCAGGACAATATACTGTTTTGGCCTCTGATGAAGGAAGCAAGACTTATAGAGATACAATTATACTGAATCAGCCAGCAAAAGAGAATGCTTCTTTTTCTTATACTAATGCTGAATATTGTCAAGGTGAGGAGATAGGAACACCAGTAGTTTCGGGTGTTGCTGGAGGAAGTTTTTCATCGCCTACGCTTTCAGGTATTAATGGGACTTCAGGATATTTAGGTAATAATCAAAGTCCAGGAACACATAAAGTGTATTATACCTCAGGAGGGAGTTGTCCAAATACAGATAGTACCGTAGTTACCATTTTACCTATTAAATACGATACCGAAACCTTGAATAAAGTTGCGGATGATTTCTTATGGAATGGAACGCTTTTTACAGAATCTGTTACAGGGTTTAAAGACACGCTTACTTCTTCAAATGGTTGTGACAGTATCGTAACTCTTAATTTGACATTAACACCTCCTTTCGTTTGTCCAGAAAATGTGAGTTATTGTAATGGAACCAGTATGTCCACTTATTACGAGTATTTATCAGAATTCAAATTAGGTACTATGACAAATGTTACCACTCAAGATATGCAAGGTTATCATGATTATAAAGAAGATGAGCAAAAACAAATAGAAAGTACTCCTGGAGCAGTCCTTAATTTGTCTATAGACGAATCAGGTGTATTTGCAAATAATTTCCTTACTGCTTATCAAATTTATGTTGATTGGAACCAAGATGGAACTTTTGGAGACTCTGGAGAACTTATGTTTCAAGCCAAGAATAATACGGCAGTAAGCGGAAGTTTTCAAATACCAACAACGACTCAGCCAGGATGCTATGCGGTTAGAGTAATAGACTCGTGGGCAAACTATGTTTCGCCTTGTAGTATTTTCTATTTTGGAGAAGTAGAAGATTATAAATTGAATGTAAGAAGTAGCAATGGCGTTCTCCCTAAAATGAAGCCACAAGAACCACTTACAATCCAGTACACAAATTACGATAATGAAATAGTAGCCAGAGGAAGCACTCTTTTGAAAGTAGGTGAATCATTTGAAGTATTCTTAAGAACGATGGAATCAGGAACGACAACATTCCAAATCACCGATGCCTTAGGTCGTGTATACAAAACCCTAGATTTTGCCCACGAAAAAGGAATCAACGAAATAGAAATCACTACCGAAGGACTACCAAAAGGGGTGTTCTTTATAGGAAACAGCCTTTCGGTAAAAGCATTGAGATTTGTAGTTCAGTAGTTTCATTACTGAGATATTTTTGTACGCTAAAAGAGCCTCAATTTTGAGGCTCTTTTTTTATGGTCGTACATTTCGTAACATCATTTCGACCTTTCGTAACATTTTTTTGTAATAAAACGAATGATTTGTAATATTATTGTCGAAGTACAAAAAAATAAACTCTAAACAAAATGAAAAGAAAAACAATTAGCCTATTAGTAGGTTTATTTATCGGTGGTTTTTCCATAGCACAAACACCAGAATTTACAAGAGTATTACCACCTGGACAAACAGCATTCGAGAATTTTACGGATGTGAGGTATGGAACAACCAATTTTACCGATATCGATGGCGATAATGACCAAGATGTTCTGATAACAGGTTGGAGTAATATAGGACAAATAAGTGAGCTTTATAGCAATGATGGAAATGGAGTATTTACTAAGGTAAGTAATACGCCTTTTACGGGTGTTCGCCATAGTTCCGTCTCTTTTGCAGATATTGATGGCGATAATGACCAAGATGTTCTGATAACGGGTAATAATAGTAATAATCAACCAATAAGTGAACTTTATACCAATGATGGAAGTGGAGTATTTACTAAGGTAAACAATACGTCTTTTACAGGTGTTTATCATAGTTCAGTGTCTTTTACGGATATCGATGGCGATAATGACCAAGATGTGCTGATAACAGGTTCTAATAACAGCAATGTACGAATAAGTGAGCTTTATACCAATGATGGAAATGGAGTTTTTACTAAGGTAAATAATACACCTTTTATAAGTGTGAATGTTGGTTCAGTCTCATTTGTAGATATCGATGGTGATAATGATCCCGATGTTCTGATAACGGGTTATAGTAATGTAGGACGAATAAGTGAGCTTTATACCAATGATGGAAATGGAGTATTTACTAAGGTAAACAATACACCATTTGCAGGTGTGGGTAATAGTTCAGTCTCCTTCGCAGATATTGATGGGGATAACGACCAAGATGTTCTGATAGCGGGTATTAGTGCTGGAGGAGTAATAAGTGAGCTCTATACCAATGATGGTAATGGTGTATTTACAAAGGTTAACAATACGCCTTTTACAGGTGTTTTTAATGGTTCAATCTCCTTTGCGGATATCGATGGAGATAATGATCAAGATGTGCTGATAACGGGTAGGCTGGATTATAGTAATGCTGAGCGAATTAGCGAGCTTTATAGCAACAATGGTAGTGGAGAATTTTCCAAAGTAAGCAATACGCCTTTTACAGTCGTTACACAAAGCTCAGTTTCTTTTGCCGATATCGATGGTGATAATGATCAAGATATTTTGATAACGGGTTGGAGTATTATAGGACGAATAAGTGAGCTTTATACCAATGGTGGTAATGGGGTATTTGTCAAGGTAAGCAATAAATCTTTTACAGGTGTTAATGGTAGTTCAGTCTCTTTTGCTGATATCGATGGAGATAATGATCAAGATGTTTTGATAACTGGTTCTAGTAATGGAGAACGAATAAGTGAGCTTTATACCAATGATGGGAATGGAGTATTTGCAAAAGTAAACAATACACCTTTTACGGGTGTCAGTTCGGGTTCAGTCTCTTTTGCGGATATCGATGGTGATTACGATCAAGATGTGTTGATTACGGGATATAATAGTAATAATCAAGGAATAAGTGAGTTTTATACCAATGATGGAAATGGAGTATTTACCAAGTCTGATAGTACCACTTTTACAGATGTGTATATTGGTTCAGTTTCTTTTACCGATATTGATGGTGATAATGACCAAGATGTGTTGATTACGGGATATAATAGTAATAATCAAGGAATAAGTGAGCTTTATACCAATGATGGAAATGGAGTATTTACAAAAGTAAACAATACACCTTTTACGGGTGTCAGTTCGGGTTCAGTCTCTTTTGCCGATATCGATGGAGATGATGACCCAGATGTACTGATAACGGGGTATAGTCAAGCAGGGCTCATAAGTGAGCTTTATACCAATAATGGAAATGGGGTATTTACCAAGTCTGAAAGCACTCCTTTTACGGATGTTAGTGGTGGTTCAGTCTCTTTTGCCGATATTGATGGAGATAATGACCAAGATGTACTGATAACGGGTTATAGTAATGGAGGGCCAATAAGTGAGCTTTATGAAAATAATGGTTTTGGAGAATTCACCAAATCAGACAGCACCACTTTTACGGGTGTTAATTTTAGCTCAGTTTCTTTTGCCGATATCGATGGTGATAATGATCAAGATGTTTTGATAACGGGTTATGGCAATGGAGGACAAGTAAATGAGCTTTATACCAATGATGGAAATGGTTTATTCGCAAAAGTAGACGACACGCCTTTTACAGGTGTTTATATAGGTTCAGTCTCTTTTGCCGATATCGATGGGGATAATGACCAGGATGTGTTAATTACTGGGTATTCTAATGACGGTTCAGTAGCAGAACTATGGAGAAACGGTTCGGCAACGACACCAAGTTTTACCTGCCCAGATTCTGTAATATTTTGTAATTCATCTTCATACTCATCTTTCTATGAATATATCAGCCAAGTGGATTTAGGGTCTAGCTCCAATGCCAGTAGCCAAGATTATCTAGGTTTTCATAATTATAAAGAAGATGCTACTAAGCATATTACAGGTTCGGTAGGGCAAAGCTTACCATTGGAAATCCAAGAAAGTGGATATTATGCCAATTATTTCCTAACGGCTTACCAAGTATATATCGATTGGAACCAAGACGGAACATACGGAGATGCAGGGGAACTGGCTTTCTATGGAAAGAGTTATAACGGAGTTACGGGTAATATTCAAATACCAGTTTCTACTTTGCCTGGATGTTATGGTGTGCGAGTCATCGCCTCTTGGGCAAACTATACCCTACCTTGTTATAATTTCTATTACGGAGAAGTAGAAGACTATAAACTCAACGTGGAAGCAGGAAATGGAAATATTCCAAAACTAATGGGACCACAACAGCAGTTGGAAGTAGCATACACCGAGTTTGATAATGAACTTGTGACTTTAGGAAACACCGTTTTAAAATCAGGTGAAACTTTTGAAGCATTGCTAAGAACCAAAGAAACAGGAATAACAACATTCCAAATCACCGATGCCTTAGGTCGTGAGCACAAAACCTTAGATTTTGCTCACGAAAAAGGAATCAACGAAGTAGAAATCACCACCGAAGGACTACCAAAAGGGGTGTTCTTTATAGGAAACAGTCTTTCGGTAAAAGCATTGAGATTTGTAATTCAGTAGTTTTATTACTGAGATATTTTTGTACGCTAAAAGAGCCTCAATTTTGAGGCTCTTTTTTGTTTTTAAAGTGTTTGGAAAGTTTGTTTTTGACAATTCGAGTGATTTTTGGTGGAATGTAATGGAGTCAAAAATTGTATCGAGAACGACTTTTTTAAACCGTTTCTTTAACCAATTTCTCTTTAGATCTTATCACTTTAATTGTGTAAATTTTAATCTCAATTTTGGTTTGAGATTTATAATGAGGTGCAACTTACAAAAAAGAATAAATCACTAGTCATTATCGCTATAAATCACCTATGTTTGACAACTGTAAATTCTCTAAATTTATTTTATGATTTATATCATATTTCACAGCATTATTTGTTAAATTTGCAGATTGAACACCAGCCAAAAGAAACTATGATAACCATAACCGAAAAAGCTAAAAGTAGGCTAATTAATTTGATGCAAGAGGATGATATGAATCTTCAAGAGCATTTTGTTCGTGTAGGTGTCACTACAGGCGGTTGCTCAGGATTATCTTATCAGCTTGATTTTGATAGAGAAAAAAAAGAGAATGACCATTTGATAGAAGTAGAAGGTATCAAAATAGTTGTTGATAAAAAATCGGTACTCTATCTTGCAGGTACCTCATTAAACTATTCAGGAGGATTGAATGGAAAAGGATTTGTTTTCGAAAACCCAAATGCATCCCGCACTTGTGGATGTGGTGAGAGTTTTTCGCTTTAATTAGATAAAAAAAGTCCGAAAACCACCTTAGAAAAATTAGCATGAACGAAGAAAATACGCAAAACCAAAATATGTCTGAAGAAGACAAATTACTTCACGAGGTAACCACTTCTGAATACAAATATGGTTTTTATACAGATATAGAATCGGATACGATTCCCAAAGGATTGAATGAAGAGGTTATTCGTTTGATTTCTGAAAAGAAAAATGAACCACAATGGTTGCTGGATTGGAGATTGAAATCATTTAAAATCTTCCAAAAAATGGAAGAAAAACAATGGGCAAACGTAGAGTATGAAAAGCCGAATCTTCAAGATATTTCCTATTATTCTGCCCCAAAACAGAAAAAAGAACTAGAAAGTTTGGATGAAGTAGATCCAAAGCTTTTGGAAACTTTTGAAAAACTTGGAATCTCACTAGAAGAACAAAAAAGACTTTCAGGAGTGGCTGTTGATATTGTAGTAGATTCTGTTTCCGTAGGAACTTCTTTTAAGGAAAAACTAGGAGAATTAGGGATTATTTTTTGTTCTATTTCTGAAGCAATACATGAACACCCAGAATTGGTTCGTAAGTATTTAGGAACCGTAGTTCCGCCAGCCGATAACTATTATGCCGCCTTAAATTCGGCAGTATTTACAGACGGATCTTTTTGTTATATACCAAAAGGGGTGAGATGCCCAATGGAACTATCCACCTATTTTAGAATCAACCAAGCAGGAACAGGACAGTTTGAAAGAACACTTCTAGTTTGTGATGAAGGAGCTTATGTTTCATATCTTGAAGGATGTACAGCACCACAAAGAGACGAGAATCAACTTCATGCAGCTGTTGTAGAATTAATTGCCTTGGACGATGCTGAAATCAAATATTCTACTGTTCAAAACTGGTATCCTGGTGACGAAAAAGGAAAAGGAGGCGTATTTAATTTTGTAACCAAAAGAGGAATTTGTTATAAAAACTCCAAGATATCTTGGACACAAGTAGAAACAGGTTCTGCTGTTACATGGAAATATCCATCGTGTATTCTAAGAGGTGATAATGCCATAGGAGAGTTTTTCTCTGTTGCGGTAACCAATAATCATCAACAAGCCGACACGGGTACCAAGATGATTCACGTAGGGAAAAACACCAAATCAACAATTATTTCTAAAGGAATTTCGGCAGGACATTCAAATGCCAGTTACCGAGGATTAGTTAAAATAGCTAAATCAGCGGAAAATGCCAGAAATTTTTCAGAATGTGATTCACTTTTGATGGGAGATAAATGTGGTTCACACACTTTTCCATACATAGAAGTAGATAATAAAACAGCCATGATAGAACACGAAGCCACAACTTCAAAAATTGGAGAGGAGCAAGTGTTTTATTGTAACCAAAGAGGAATTGGAGAGGATGAAGCAATTGGACTTATTGTCAACGGATATTGTAAAGAAGTCCTAGATCAGTTACCAATGGAATTTGCCGTAGAGGCAAGAAAATTACTGAGCATTTCATTAGAAGGATCAGTAGGATAATTATCGATGATAATACAATCATCAAAAACACAGA is a window of Flavobacteriales bacterium DNA encoding:
- a CDS encoding iron-sulfur cluster assembly accessory protein — translated: MITITEKAKSRLINLMQEDDMNLQEHFVRVGVTTGGCSGLSYQLDFDREKKENDHLIEVEGIKIVVDKKSVLYLAGTSLNYSGGLNGKGFVFENPNASRTCGCGESFSL
- a CDS encoding BspA family leucine-rich repeat surface protein, with the protein product MKKLFVFLGLLLLASQTTRAQQPVSNVSDYFITKWVPTSQNQTINFPFYPETNKSIEIDWDNDGVFDQTVSTHSGVNHSFISMDTITVAVKGKIRYFGYLFSGNLVDRNELVEIAQWGNNKWKSFRFSFAKCHNLKITATDTPDFSELTSLESAFYEASGFNSPVNNWDVSKVERFDGCFYRTKFDQSLSNWNTASAKNMSLMFCNTPFNKPINHFKTSKVENMAFMFSDAKKFNQPINSWNVSEVTDFREMFRSASKFNQSLLGWNTQSATSMKRMFQGALDFNQPISHFDVKNVTSLEYMFSSAKKFNQDLNNWNVGNVTDMTGVFYQTDSFNQDISSWNLSKVENTQSMFGHAKRFNQPIGGWDVSRVKNMNGMFYNATVFNQPLNSWRVDSVTNMSTMFRDATSFNQPLDKWNVSKVENMWFMFLSANAFNQNIGTWRFDAINDSHDLEHFVTYTSISKDYYDKLLMGLFEQRASLPTGVKINVHGKYCYGAGEKDSLISQLNWNINDYGQECPDTTVYFVTTWDLSKSEMDNNDIKLPLIAHTDSSGYDIDWDGDGLFDEFGIKSPVTHTYPNTNGVYTIKVRGAFSLFDNDSLPWQDKEALVSVDQWGSNQWETMKSAFNGCSNLQVLATDAPDLSKVKDLSGMFESARKMNSDISSWDVSNVENMSKLFAYTEAYNQDLNSWDVSNVTNMEKMFEGAKKFNKPLNSWNTSKITSMTGIFRSASDFNQPLDSWDVSRVKNMDFLFQGATKFNQDIGNWKVDSVTSMYGTFGGATNFNKDLNNWNVSNVTKMSGIFRYATSFNQPLNDWDVSNVTDFYEAFAGANSFNKPLNNWDVSNANGLGFMFSGASSFNQPLDSWDVRNAQFFIYMFENCTDFNQSLNSWDLSNAKYMDGMFWGASSFNGNINDWDLAGVIAVANLLNNATSFNQSLENWNFNSSNQIINLDGFINNTAITGDNYDKLLKNLYSQRDSLPSAVPYNIQGTFCHASEERDSLIARGWQIADGGQKCLEMTLVDNNPTCFGASNGSIDTLNVSGQVGAVTLKYISGIDTLLSGENLKAGQYTVLASDEGSKTYRDTIILNQPAKENASFSYTNAEYCQGEEIGTPVVSGVAGGSFSSPTLSGINGTSGYLGNNQSPGTHKVYYTSGGSCPNTDSTVVTILPIKYDTETLNKVADDFLWNGTLFTESVTGFKDTLTSSNGCDSIVTLNLTLTPPFVCPENVSYCNGTSMSTYYEYLSEFKLGTMTNVTTQDMQGYHDYKEDEQKQIESTPGAVLNLSIDESGVFANNFLTAYQIYVDWNQDGTFGDSGELMFQAKNNTAVSGSFQIPTTTQPGCYAVRVIDSWANYVSPCSIFYFGEVEDYKLNVRSSNGVLPKMKPQEPLTIQYTNYDNEIVARGSTLLKVGESFEVFLRTMESGTTTFQITDALGRVYKTLDFAHEKGINEIEITTEGLPKGVFFIGNSLSVKALRFVVQ
- the sufB gene encoding Fe-S cluster assembly protein SufB produces the protein MSEEDKLLHEVTTSEYKYGFYTDIESDTIPKGLNEEVIRLISEKKNEPQWLLDWRLKSFKIFQKMEEKQWANVEYEKPNLQDISYYSAPKQKKELESLDEVDPKLLETFEKLGISLEEQKRLSGVAVDIVVDSVSVGTSFKEKLGELGIIFCSISEAIHEHPELVRKYLGTVVPPADNYYAALNSAVFTDGSFCYIPKGVRCPMELSTYFRINQAGTGQFERTLLVCDEGAYVSYLEGCTAPQRDENQLHAAVVELIALDDAEIKYSTVQNWYPGDEKGKGGVFNFVTKRGICYKNSKISWTQVETGSAVTWKYPSCILRGDNAIGEFFSVAVTNNHQQADTGTKMIHVGKNTKSTIISKGISAGHSNASYRGLVKIAKSAENARNFSECDSLLMGDKCGSHTFPYIEVDNKTAMIEHEATTSKIGEEQVFYCNQRGIGEDEAIGLIVNGYCKEVLDQLPMEFAVEARKLLSISLEGSVG
- a CDS encoding VCBS repeat-containing protein, which encodes MKRKTISLLVGLFIGGFSIAQTPEFTRVLPPGQTAFENFTDVRYGTTNFTDIDGDNDQDVLITGWSNIGQISELYSNDGNGVFTKVSNTPFTGVRHSSVSFADIDGDNDQDVLITGNNSNNQPISELYTNDGSGVFTKVNNTSFTGVYHSSVSFTDIDGDNDQDVLITGSNNSNVRISELYTNDGNGVFTKVNNTPFISVNVGSVSFVDIDGDNDPDVLITGYSNVGRISELYTNDGNGVFTKVNNTPFAGVGNSSVSFADIDGDNDQDVLIAGISAGGVISELYTNDGNGVFTKVNNTPFTGVFNGSISFADIDGDNDQDVLITGRLDYSNAERISELYSNNGSGEFSKVSNTPFTVVTQSSVSFADIDGDNDQDILITGWSIIGRISELYTNGGNGVFVKVSNKSFTGVNGSSVSFADIDGDNDQDVLITGSSNGERISELYTNDGNGVFAKVNNTPFTGVSSGSVSFADIDGDYDQDVLITGYNSNNQGISEFYTNDGNGVFTKSDSTTFTDVYIGSVSFTDIDGDNDQDVLITGYNSNNQGISELYTNDGNGVFTKVNNTPFTGVSSGSVSFADIDGDDDPDVLITGYSQAGLISELYTNNGNGVFTKSESTPFTDVSGGSVSFADIDGDNDQDVLITGYSNGGPISELYENNGFGEFTKSDSTTFTGVNFSSVSFADIDGDNDQDVLITGYGNGGQVNELYTNDGNGLFAKVDDTPFTGVYIGSVSFADIDGDNDQDVLITGYSNDGSVAELWRNGSATTPSFTCPDSVIFCNSSSYSSFYEYISQVDLGSSSNASSQDYLGFHNYKEDATKHITGSVGQSLPLEIQESGYYANYFLTAYQVYIDWNQDGTYGDAGELAFYGKSYNGVTGNIQIPVSTLPGCYGVRVIASWANYTLPCYNFYYGEVEDYKLNVEAGNGNIPKLMGPQQQLEVAYTEFDNELVTLGNTVLKSGETFEALLRTKETGITTFQITDALGREHKTLDFAHEKGINEVEITTEGLPKGVFFIGNSLSVKALRFVIQ